The nucleotide sequence TTACGAAATCAACGCGTTCATCAAGCTTCTTAGTCACAATGGCATTGGCTTCGATGTTGTTACGCACGATTTTCGGAGTCAGGAACACAACCATGTTCGTTTTGTCTTTTACGATCGTGCGGGACTTGAACAGCCATCCAATAATTGGAATATCGCCCAGCAGAGGCACTTTCGTGACGGACTCCTGGTCTTGTTCTTTCATCAAACCACCCAGAACCACCGTGTCGCCGTTATTCACGTTGATCACAGTTTTCAGGGAACGTTTTGCCAAAGGCTGTGTGGAATCCTGGAACGCTTTCGGTGTGGAAGCTGTTGAAAGCTGGGCCACCTGTTGCTTGATTTCCATGCGGATCTGATTCGAAGCCGGGCTGATGAATGGTTTGATCGCAAGTTTGATCGTCGCGTCTTCAAACTGCGGAGTTCTTACCGTCGTGCCGCTGGTTCCAACGTTTTGCACGTTTTCACCGACAACGACTTTGTCGCCCACTTCCAATTCACCCTCTTGATTGTCCAAAGTCATCAACTGAGGAGTGGACAGGATGTTGGCTTTTTTCGCGGTTTTCAGGAAGTTGATGAAACCCAAAAGACTAGGGATCTTCAAAGTCGTTTTGGAAACCGGATCCGTCACTTCCACCGTTTTACCCTGACCGAAGCCGATCACGGCACCAGAACCACCTGTCGGGGACAGGAAGTCATTGATATTGGAAAGACCGTTGAAACCGACCTTGCCGTAACCACTGTCGCCGTACTGGTAGTAACCAATACCCCAGGAATTACCGTCATTCACAGACATTTCCATGATAATGGCTTCAACAAACACCTGGTCACGAGGGGTGTCAATTTTAGAAAGGATATTCAGAACCACATCGTAATCCTGCTTGCTTGCAGTCACGATCAGGCTGTTGGTGGTTTTATCAGCTGTGATTTTAACATCGCCACCGAAGATTTCCTGAGGAGCTTGCATCCCTTGAGAACCCAGCGGGGACAGCAGACTGCCACCAGTTGCCGGTTTTGGAGCGGCATCCTTGGTCACACCCTGAAGTGTTTGAGCGATCTTTTCAGCATCACCGTGGCGAACGTTGTAAACGTAAACGCCACCGGATTCTTCAGCGCGGATTTTGAAGTCCAACTGAGAAATCAGCTTTTTAATACGCACGATACCGGATTTGTTACCCACTACGATGATAGAGTTGGTACGGTCATCCGGAATCGCCATAAAGAAGCTTGCGCCCTGCTGGGATGTCGCACCCGCAGAACGGGAGAATCTTGGAACGCCGGCAGTGAAGGTGCCGGGAGCAGAACCTTGAGTTTTATTGCCTTTATTGACGATTTTATCAACGAGGTCCGCAAGATCTTTGGATTTAGCGTACTTAACCGGGATCACTTCAAGTTGTTCTTCAAATCCTGGAACATCCAGCTGGCTGATGATTTTCATCACGCGGTCGATATTGGAACCGTAATCCGAGATGATGATGGAGTTTGTTGGCTCGTAGATGTTCATTTCGCCGTCTTTGGACGGCAGGATGCGCAGGTCACGGTTCACTTGAGAAGCTGAGATGTGCTTCAAGTGGATGATACGTGTGATCATCTGATCTGCGTTAGGGTAGTAAGCGCCGGAGAACGTTTCGATGTTATCACGCTGGGCATTTCTTGCGGATTTGACTTTCAGGAAGCTTCCGGAAGGAACCACGGTGAAACCATTGATTGCCAAAGCGGACAAGAACGCTTTGTAAGCTTCAGAAACGGTGATCTTGGTTGGGGCGATGATCGTGATTTTGCCACGAACGCCCGGATCGATGATGAAGTTCTTGCCGGTCAATTCGCTGATCGCGCGAATGATGTCAGAAATCTCGACATTCGGGAAATCGAAAGATTCGATGGTTTCCGGGAAGTTTTTGTTATTGATGTCT is from Bdellovibrio bacteriovorus str. Tiberius and encodes:
- the gspD gene encoding type II secretion system secretin GspD — translated: MKKNVSIGLASLMTAQLVGPAAKAQFEDFPPPPPPPDFGDMGGGDSAPSDFGGGNSGGPSGMAPRGGSEAATGSSPLTKAEKDKFAKAPIEDINNKNFPETIESFDFPNVEISDIIRAISELTGKNFIIDPGVRGKITIIAPTKITVSEAYKAFLSALAINGFTVVPSGSFLKVKSARNAQRDNIETFSGAYYPNADQMITRIIHLKHISASQVNRDLRILPSKDGEMNIYEPTNSIIISDYGSNIDRVMKIISQLDVPGFEEQLEVIPVKYAKSKDLADLVDKIVNKGNKTQGSAPGTFTAGVPRFSRSAGATSQQGASFFMAIPDDRTNSIIVVGNKSGIVRIKKLISQLDFKIRAEESGGVYVYNVRHGDAEKIAQTLQGVTKDAAPKPATGGSLLSPLGSQGMQAPQEIFGGDVKITADKTTNSLIVTASKQDYDVVLNILSKIDTPRDQVFVEAIIMEMSVNDGNSWGIGYYQYGDSGYGKVGFNGLSNINDFLSPTGGSGAVIGFGQGKTVEVTDPVSKTTLKIPSLLGFINFLKTAKKANILSTPQLMTLDNQEGELEVGDKVVVGENVQNVGTSGTTVRTPQFEDATIKLAIKPFISPASNQIRMEIKQQVAQLSTASTPKAFQDSTQPLAKRSLKTVINVNNGDTVVLGGLMKEQDQESVTKVPLLGDIPIIGWLFKSRTIVKDKTNMVVFLTPKIVRNNIEANAIVTKKLDERVDFVKAQGGVDPYGAKLDEIRRKAEAPSDADVPATAEPIIEE